Genomic DNA from Candidatus Delongbacteria bacterium:
TCTCGATAACAGGCCCCTAAAATTTGATGAATTTGAGTCTATAAACAAAAAAATGCTATATGTTTCTGCTACTCCTGCCGATTATGAAATAGAAAAATCTGGAGGAGAAGTTGTTGAACAGGTTATTAGACCTACTGGAATCATCGATCCTGAAATTATTGTAAGACCTGTTAATGGACAAGTTGATGATTTTATCTCTGAGTTAGCCTCTGTTATTGACCGAGATGAAAGAGTTCTTGTTACAACTCTAACTAAACGAATGAGTGAAGATTTGACATTGTATCTTGTAAATCATGGAGTTAAAGCTAGATACCTACACAGTGAAATTGATTCCATAGAGCGTGTCGAAATTATTAGAGATTTGAGACTCGGAAAATTTGATGTCTTAGTAGGTATTAACCTACTTAGAGAAGGTTTAGATCTTCCAGAAGTTTCTTTGGTTGCAATTTTTGATGCAGATCGGGAAGGGTTTTTAAGAAACAGACGTTCGTTACTACAGACAGCAGGTAGAGCAGCAAGAAATGTTAATAGTAAAGTAATTTTTTATGCTGAAAAAATAACGGATTCAATGCAACTTTGTATTGATGAGACTAATAGAAGAAGAGAAATTCAATCCGAGTATAATAGAATTCACAATATTACTCCTGTTACTGTAAGAAAATCAGTTGATCAAATATTAAAAACTACGGATATTAAAGATAATGAGTATGAAAAATATCTTGTTGCCGATAAAAAGGCTAAATATAGTTCTAAAGATAAGATACATGATGAGATAAAAGAATTGAAGGAAGCTATGATGAAAGCTGCTGCTGAACTAAAGTTTGAAATAGCAGCAGAACTTCGTGATAGAATAAATGAGTTGGTTAAAATTGTTGAAAATAGTAAATAATGTAATGGAAAGATTATGGCAAGATTTCTTAAAAATAGAGATATAAGTTATGGTAGTGTTCCAGGCTCTATGGTTTTTATTGGCAAAAAAAAGGTAGATAAAACTATCATTTCATTAATTTCATACGACAAAGATAATCTCTATGAAGAAAAAGCCGAAGAGATTTCAGTTTTATCGAATAGAAAATCTGATATGGTAAACTGGGTTCTAGTTAAAGGTGTTCATAATAGCAAGAAATTATCAGAATTGTTTAGATTTTATAATATTCCTGATATAATTTCTGAAGACGTACAAAACACCGACAATAGACCAAAAGTAGTTGTTGAGAAAGATTACATTCTGATTATTATTAAAACAGTTGATCTGGTAAAAGGGAAAATCTCTTCGGATCAAATCACTCTTTTATTAAAAGGTAATGATGTTGTAACCCTTATGGAAAAAGATGAAAAAGTGTTAAAAAAAGTTGAAGAGAGAGTCCGAAACTCAAATGGTAGAATTCGTGGGTGTAGTTCATCATACCTTTTATATGCTCTTTTAGATGGAATAGCAGATAATTATTTTACTATTATCGAAAAAGTTGGAGCTATGATTGAAAACTTTGAGAAGAGAATAGTTTCTACTGATAAAAAATTACTTGAAGAATTATACATTGCCAAGACTGAATTAATGTATTTAAAAAAGAATATCTATCCTGCTAAAGAGATAACTTTGAGATTAACTAAAAAAGATTTAATACAGGATGTTATTGAATATAATTCATATTATACAGATTTAGATGAGTTGCTTACCCACTCGCAAGAATCATTGAATTCATATTTTGAAATGATAAATGATCAATTAGCGTCCCATCAAACTTTTCTAAGCAGTAGAGTAAATGATATAATGAAGTTTTTAACGATTTTTTCATCTGTATTTATTCCTCTTACATTTATAGCTGGAATTTATGGTACCAATTTTGAATATCTTCCAGAATTACATTTAAGATTTGGATACTTTCTTATGCTTGGAGTTATGCTTATTATAGCTCTGCTAATGTTATGGATTTTTAGAAAAAAAGGATGGTTATAGTAACTATATTATATTTTTAAATTTACTGTAAAAGTAAGTCATAGAATGGATAACATCTCATATGTTTTGCTATAGAAGATTTTAGATATAAAAATTTTAAAGATGTAACCATCTTCTGTAATTAAATTTCTGTTCAGCTTCGAAAAATGATGTCACAACTTTTATTTTAGAGATGCTTCCAGTAAGATTAAATCAGAATTAAGATCTGGATCTAATTTAATATTTTATTCTTTACTATTTTTAAGTCTTCTAAATTGGTTTTTCAAGTAATATTTTGCGATGAGACTTATTCTATTGAGTTTTTTGGAATAAGATTTGTAAATCTTAATTGCATCTTCTCTTTTACAAAGTAAGTCAAGAATATTTGCAGTTCGTAGATCAGCCAAATATATCATTTTTAACCCTAATTTTTTTTCAAGTTTGAAACAAGTTCTTGAATTTATAAAATAGCTTAAGGATTTTTCATATTCTTTAATTAGATAGAAATATTCAGCAAAAAAGTAATCCAGATATACGGGATTTTCCATGCCTTCGTATATTGATAATAATCTTTTAATAATATCAGTATTAACGTCATCAGGATTTGAATTTGCTTTTAGTCCTTGAACCAAAAGAAATATTGTATCTTCCAATTTGTCTTTATCCAATGTTTGAATATAGGATTCATATGTTGGTAAATTTTTAATATTTATTAAGTCTCTAATGCTCAAAATATTTATGTCTTCTCTTGATTCTAGAAATTTTTCAAAATCTCCTCTGTGAGATGCTCCTGTTATTACTACGATTCTTTTATTTTTGTTATTGTTAATTACATTATCTAGCAATTCATTCATTTTTTCTGCTCTAGTATACCAGAAAAGATTACCAGGACCTTCTCCAAATAAATCAGTATGATTTCGCCTAACCAAATAATCTTTCTTTGAAAATTCTTCAGAATGAATATAATCAACAGTAAAGTCTTCAAAATTCTGGAAAACATCGCTATGAATTTGTATTTCATTCAACACTTTTTTTAGTTTTTCTTTGCCAGTTTCACTTTTTAATAATTTGTTATGAAATCTATTATGCCGGAATCTATCAAATCTTTTCCAGTAGTCGATTCCATAAAACGGAATTTCATTTTTTATTGCCCAAGGAATTACAATATCTGATATATCCTTTGGACAATTATTGTATTTCTGAGCTTTTAAATCATTTGGTCTTATTTCTAAAGCTAATATGTCAGGGTTAACAAGAGTAATAAGGTATTCAAGTGTACCAAAATGATAATTAACCATATTTATATGATTACCGTGAAATGTTCCAATAATTATTACCTCTGTTTTATCCATTTTAACTCCTTTGTTATTAGTCATCACTATTAGATTTTTATAAAGAGATTAAAGTACGGCTCAATTGTTTAATATTCTTTATATTTAGTTCAAGATTATGCTTAATTACGTTATTTTAATCACTATTAGAAGTTAATACTAATTTTCCATAAATCTTCTTTTACTTCTGTAGTTAAGCAAAATAATCCATTTTATATTTATTTCTAAATCACCTTTAATATCCCTCTTCGATTTGAATAACCATCTTCTATTCTAAGTAAAGTTGCTTCATTCATAAGCGGTAGTTCAGACTTATCGAAAATTGAACTTCCGATATTTCGCTATTTGGATACCAAGGGTCTCTATCAATGATTTCTGCTTTGATTGATAATACTAAATCATCTTTAAAAGTACTTGAATAGGTACCAAGATGAACCATTGTATCTTGATTGATTATATAACCTGTCTCTTCCTTTACTTCTCGTGCTAAAGCTTCAACTGGCGATTCTCCATTGTCCATTCCACCACCTGGTGTTGTCCATTTCTTATCTGCATAATTTCTTTTTACACAGAGGATTCTGTCGTTTTCGTCAAAAATAATTGCGAATACTCCTACAGTAAACTTATGACCCATAGCCGATTCCTTTTAACCTAGTTTATTCAGTTACTCATGATCTATCTTGCTTCATTATCGTCATTTATACTTCCTTAACAATTCTAACTCTTCCACTGAATCGTGCAGATTTATTATACTTTCGTTTTGAGTAAATTTGAGATATATAATATATAACGAAAATTCATTTTCTACAAATGACGAACTTTAATCTATTTACATTGAAAATAACGATATTTATAGGAAAATATTGATTAGTCCAATTCTTCTTTTATTGCAATTCGATTTCCTTCGCTATCTTCAAATTCTGCAACAAAACCATATTCACCAACTGAGGTTTTAGGATAAAGAGTTCTTCCTCCATTTTTAGATACTTTATCTAATAGATTATCAATATTCTCAGTATTAAAATAAAGCAATACACCTTCTTTAGTAGGCTTGTAGATCTCTCCTTTTGCTAAAGCACCTGTGATACCAAAATTATTACTATCATATGGGAAAAATGCCATTTCTATATTGTCAATTTCTCCCAATTCAAAAGTAAAGTCAAAAATTGATTCATAAAATTTAATTGCCCTTTCCATATTTGAAACAGGGATTTCGAAATATACAACAGGATTCAATTTATTTTTCATTTTGTTCCTTTATGTCATTAAACTATAAGCAGTCTTTCATTTGATCTTTTGAATAAGCAATAAAATAAAAAAAAGCACCTATAGGTGCTTTTTATATATAAAATTATTGAATTCACAAGTAATAATCTATAACCTTTTGAGCTACACCTTCATAGACATTTTCATTTTCATAAGATTTCAATGCTACGTTGTTACCAGCTTCCATTAATTTGACTTTTCTGGACAATGAAGTTTCTACACCAGTTCTAATAGTCTCCATTGGTTTTAAATTTATCAATATCTCATCTAATCCATCACCCTTGACAATCGATTCAGCTACTTCTTCTATTATCTTTTCATTGTTATAATAACCATCTTCAATTTTACTTTTAATTTCTTCAAGTCTGTCTTTTTTTAAACTATCAATTTGTCCTAATAATTCATTGGTTTTAACAGCTAGCTTATGTAATTTATCACTTTCATGTGATAATGTCAGACCATCCTGACTTTTAAAAAGATCAATATCTTTTTCGTACCTAGCAGAAGCATTGGAAATTTTACTAATTCCCAAACTTCCTGTATTTTGAGTTTTTTGAATCTGCATTTTAGTTCCTATGCTTTTTGATAAGCATTGCTACCAGAACTTTTATTATTCTCAATTTTAATAACTTCAAGCCATGTTACTCTTAGATCTTCCAAAATTTTTAATGGTACATTCAGTTTTTGACTATCATTAGCAATATTTGAAGAAGTTATCTCCCTCAAAATATAATTATATATTTTGCTTAGATTTTTCGGAATATCTCCACCAATGTTAAAATCTAAGGAGACAAGAAGTTCTGACACAGCTTTGTAAGCAATATTAATTGCTTCACCTTTTTTTTGTAGATTTTTTTCATCAATATGCTTTTTAGCTTCTTTAAGATTTCTTATTGCACTATCGTAAACCATGATCAGAAGGCTGCCCTTGCTCGTTACATTCACCTTATTCTGAACATACTTACTGTATGGGTTCATTACCAAAGCCATCTTTTCCTCCTGATATTCTCATCTACATAATTTAGCCGGATACTCGATCCGGCTTATTATCACTATCCAATTAGTTGAGCGACTATATTTGGCAATTGATTTGCTTGAGAAAGCATACTTATACCGGAGTTGAAAAGAATCTGAGCTCTTGTAAAATTAGACATTTCTGAAGCTACATCAGCATCTCTAATTTGACTTTCAGAAGCTTGTGAATTTTCATGGGAAATCTGTAATTGCAAGATATTGTTTTGAAGCCTTTCAACAAGGGCACCAATGAAAGCTCTTGTTGTATCTTTTGATGTGATAGCTGAGTCAATAAGATCAATTGCTGCTTGAGCGTTAGCAGTATTGGTTATTTGAGCATCAGTTAAACCAAGATCTTCAGCTCTAGCTCCACCGATATTTACATAATAGTAGTCTTCACCTATCATGTTATTTGCACCAATATGAAATTTCATATTTTTACCGTCATGGGCAAGACTAGCCATGTTTCCACTTCTTGCATCGCTACTTGAACTGGAAAGACTTCCATCAATCAGAGTGTTTTCGTTATAGTTCGTTACATTTGCGATCCTCGTTATCTCTGACTTTAACTGTTGGAACTCAACATCAAGAAATTCTCTATCTTGAGATGTTAATGAACCATTTGATGATTCAATTGCCAGAGCTCTCATCCTGATCAATTTTTCATCAATGACTTGAAGAGAACCTTCAGCCGTAGCCAACAGATTGATGTTGTAGTTAGCATTTCTTTCCGCTTCAACCATACCTGCATTTTGTGCTCTAAATTTCTCCGACACAGCCAAGCCTGCAGCATCTTCCCAGGCATTATTAATTCTCAAACCTGAAGATAGCCTGTTTACGGATTGATCAAGAGCTAACTGAGCCTGTCCGACATTCCTCTGGGCTGTCATTGACAGGATATTGTGGTTGATACGTGTACTCATGATATCCTCCTGATTTTAGGATTTTATATTAATTCTTCTATTTCAATTTTTCATTGCTTTCCACATCCTAAACTATTTATCGGATCATTTTTTATAAATCTTTAATTTTTTTTTAAAAAAAAGCTCATTCAGGTTTTTACATTTAATAATAGCAAAACAAAGTTTAATAATTCTTAATATCAAATTGATATTGTTATTTTTTCATAGTAAATTCCAAAAAAATAGGAGGAAGTATCAGAAAATATAGCTTATTAGATAGATTTTGGAGGATTGTTAAATATAATTTTCTCATTATAATGAGAAAGGAAGATACTCCAGAGAACATTGCTCATGGTATGGCACAGGGTATTTTTGTTGGCTTTTTACCTATAATTCCTCTTCAGGCTGTGGTAGCTCTTCTTGTATGTACTATAATGAAATCAAATAAATTTACAGGTGTAATAGGAACGAATATTTTTACATCATTTTTAACAGCAATTCCTGTGTTCTACTTGGAACATTTCATTGGAAAGCTAGTGATTGATGTTGATGTAAATTATGAAAAATTCAAATCTTTGATTTTAGATTTTTCAATGGCAGATATAGCTTCTTTTGGTTGGTCATTATGGCTAGCAATAACTTTTGGTGGAATAATTTTGGGTATTCTTTTTTACTTTCCAGTATATGCTTTAACAAAGCAATCAGTCATAAAATTTAGGAATAGAAGAAAGAGATAATATGCTCATTGCTCTGGATTTTGATGGAACTCTGGCATTTAGTAAATTTATGTGGACAAATACAACAATTTATCTTTTTGAAAAAGCAGGAATTGATCTATCCTTTTATAGAGAAAAAATTGCTTATGAATTTAAAAACAAAGCTTTTCCTTGGCATTTTCCAGAGATGTATCACAAATTTACAAATTCTATTCAGTGGTGGAATGATTTGATATTAACACTATCAAAAAAAGTAAGCAGTGTATCAGGAATTGAATTATCAATTGTTTTTAAAATCTTAAAAGATTTTCCTGAAATATACTTGTCAAAAGATAATTGGGTGCTTTATGATGATACTATTGCATTTCTTGAAACATTTAAAAAGCACGCTAAACTAGTTCTTGTTTCAAATCATGTACCGGAATTTGAAAGAATATTAGAGTTTTTAAACATAAAAATGTTTTTTAACAAGATTTACAACTCTACTTTTGTTGGGTATTGCAAACCTAATCCAATAATTTTCAATCGAATTAAATCTGATTGGAATGAAAGTGAGTACATAATGATAGGCGATAATTATGAAGCAGACTTTCTAGGATCGTCAAAATGTGGTTTTTATCCTTATCTGGTAAGAAACAATGATGTAAGCTTGTCATGCAATCATAAAGATCTAAATGTTATATCATCTTATTTAAAGCTAAAATTAAACATATAAACTATTTTTATTTTTTTGAAACAAAAAAGTTTTAATTTTGAAATTTTGTTACTATATACTAGTGATGTAAACGAGGAGGGGTAAGATGAGGAAAACAAAAATTATATGTACTATGGGACCTGCAACTGACACTGATTCCATAGTAAAAGAGATGATTCTCAAC
This window encodes:
- the corA gene encoding magnesium/cobalt transporter CorA, with amino-acid sequence MARFLKNRDISYGSVPGSMVFIGKKKVDKTIISLISYDKDNLYEEKAEEISVLSNRKSDMVNWVLVKGVHNSKKLSELFRFYNIPDIISEDVQNTDNRPKVVVEKDYILIIIKTVDLVKGKISSDQITLLLKGNDVVTLMEKDEKVLKKVEERVRNSNGRIRGCSSSYLLYALLDGIADNYFTIIEKVGAMIENFEKRIVSTDKKLLEELYIAKTELMYLKKNIYPAKEITLRLTKKDLIQDVIEYNSYYTDLDELLTHSQESLNSYFEMINDQLASHQTFLSSRVNDIMKFLTIFSSVFIPLTFIAGIYGTNFEYLPELHLRFGYFLMLGVMLIIALLMLWIFRKKGWL
- a CDS encoding NUDIX hydrolase, which encodes MGHKFTVGVFAIIFDENDRILCVKRNYADKKWTTPGGGMDNGESPVEALAREVKEETGYIINQDTMVHLGTYSSTFKDDLVLSIKAEIIDRDPWYPNSEISEVQFSISLNYRL
- a CDS encoding VOC family protein; the encoded protein is MKNKLNPVVYFEIPVSNMERAIKFYESIFDFTFELGEIDNIEMAFFPYDSNNFGITGALAKGEIYKPTKEGVLLYFNTENIDNLLDKVSKNGGRTLYPKTSVGEYGFVAEFEDSEGNRIAIKEELD
- the fliS gene encoding flagellar export chaperone FliS; translated protein: MALVMNPYSKYVQNKVNVTSKGSLLIMVYDSAIRNLKEAKKHIDEKNLQKKGEAINIAYKAVSELLVSLDFNIGGDIPKNLSKIYNYILREITSSNIANDSQKLNVPLKILEDLRVTWLEVIKIENNKSSGSNAYQKA
- a CDS encoding flagellin, producing MSTRINHNILSMTAQRNVGQAQLALDQSVNRLSSGLRINNAWEDAAGLAVSEKFRAQNAGMVEAERNANYNINLLATAEGSLQVIDEKLIRMRALAIESSNGSLTSQDREFLDVEFQQLKSEITRIANVTNYNENTLIDGSLSSSSSDARSGNMASLAHDGKNMKFHIGANNMIGEDYYYVNIGGARAEDLGLTDAQITNTANAQAAIDLIDSAITSKDTTRAFIGALVERLQNNILQLQISHENSQASESQIRDADVASEMSNFTRAQILFNSGISMLSQANQLPNIVAQLIG
- a CDS encoding DUF2062 domain-containing protein; the encoded protein is MRKEDTPENIAHGMAQGIFVGFLPIIPLQAVVALLVCTIMKSNKFTGVIGTNIFTSFLTAIPVFYLEHFIGKLVIDVDVNYEKFKSLILDFSMADIASFGWSLWLAITFGGIILGILFYFPVYALTKQSVIKFRNRRKR
- a CDS encoding HAD-IA family hydrolase, with the protein product MLIALDFDGTLAFSKFMWTNTTIYLFEKAGIDLSFYREKIAYEFKNKAFPWHFPEMYHKFTNSIQWWNDLILTLSKKVSSVSGIELSIVFKILKDFPEIYLSKDNWVLYDDTIAFLETFKKHAKLVLVSNHVPEFERILEFLNIKMFFNKIYNSTFVGYCKPNPIIFNRIKSDWNESEYIMIGDNYEADFLGSSKCGFYPYLVRNNDVSLSCNHKDLNVISSYLKLKLNI